A stretch of Campylobacter volucris DNA encodes these proteins:
- the dsbI gene encoding disulfide bond formation protein DsbI, with amino-acid sequence MCDINKTKFFYFLMCLAGFLIILLPVGIANLIFGYILADSPCTSCWGQRESMIFIGVAALFIVRYGIKGKFLAFMLIATAFGLWQSFNHISWHAHRDLDQGFGLPIFGLHTYFWVEVVFWAVVLVLGVIFAFAPKFGSFEKEINGEKFRKLTKFNLVAMSIVAFIVASNVFQAFVSTGPVPYSGQGDPVRFSLNPKYIIWDDSGWSKSWKSVSFLGKRDVKDPDFAFAPANEKLGITFDNNISNSPFVNIDENLKIINETKLSVSKPLNTLDYINNEYVASSKYDVYFLDDNFNIKEEFILDPYFSATITPIIGIIPYLENKYILMGSNKTFLRFAKNPNADDALQYADFVKGSDKFEGQGKDLGRGRIDTVRAKFNHIASITTDDNYIYTATVPNNKDAKTFVISKISLTDRVLSAEFTPKAKLKDKASLGDLYITSMAYKNGKLHAMSKKYNTIAVIDLDKEEVVKTLSFPENITNARSLFFKDGKIHILSYQDNTNILYTLD; translated from the coding sequence ATGTGTGATATTAATAAAACTAAATTCTTTTATTTTTTAATGTGTTTAGCAGGATTTTTAATCATATTATTGCCTGTTGGGATTGCGAATTTAATTTTTGGTTATATTCTTGCTGATAGTCCTTGTACTTCTTGTTGGGGTCAAAGAGAATCTATGATTTTCATAGGTGTTGCAGCTTTATTTATAGTGCGTTATGGTATAAAAGGTAAATTTTTAGCCTTTATGTTGATTGCAACTGCATTTGGTTTATGGCAATCATTTAATCATATTAGTTGGCATGCTCATCGTGATCTTGATCAAGGCTTTGGATTGCCTATTTTTGGATTACATACTTATTTTTGGGTTGAAGTAGTATTTTGGGCTGTTGTTTTAGTATTAGGTGTGATTTTTGCATTTGCTCCAAAATTTGGATCTTTTGAGAAAGAAATCAATGGAGAAAAATTCAGAAAACTTACAAAATTTAATTTAGTTGCAATGTCTATTGTAGCGTTTATTGTGGCTTCAAATGTATTTCAAGCTTTCGTAAGCACAGGACCAGTTCCATATAGCGGTCAAGGAGATCCTGTTAGATTTAGTCTTAATCCAAAATATATCATTTGGGATGACTCAGGATGGAGTAAAAGTTGGAAAAGTGTTTCTTTCCTAGGAAAACGCGATGTTAAAGATCCTGATTTTGCATTTGCTCCAGCTAATGAAAAACTTGGAATCACTTTTGATAATAATATTAGTAATTCTCCATTTGTAAATATTGATGAAAATTTAAAAATCATCAATGAAACCAAATTAAGCGTTAGCAAACCTTTAAATACACTTGATTATATCAACAATGAATATGTAGCTAGTTCAAAATACGATGTATATTTTTTAGATGATAATTTTAATATTAAAGAAGAATTTATTTTAGATCCATATTTTTCAGCTACTATAACCCCAATTATTGGAATCATTCCATATCTAGAAAATAAATACATCTTAATGGGGTCAAACAAAACATTTTTAAGATTTGCTAAAAATCCAAATGCTGATGATGCTTTACAATATGCTGATTTTGTAAAAGGTTCAGATAAATTTGAAGGTCAAGGCAAAGATTTGGGTCGTGGAAGAATTGATACAGTTAGAGCTAAATTTAATCATATAGCTAGTATAACAACAGATGATAATTACATATACACAGCAACAGTTCCAAATAACAAAGATGCAAAAACATTTGTAATTTCTAAAATTTCGCTAACAGATAGAGTTCTTTCAGCAGAATTTACTCCAAAAGCAAAATTAAAAGATAAAGCTAGTTTGGGCGATCTTTATATTACTTCCATGGCTTATAAAAATGGCAAACTTCATGCAATGAGTAAAAAATACAATACTATTGCTGTAATTGATCTTGATAAAGAAGAAGTAGTTAAAACTTTATCTTTCCCAGAAAACATCACTAACGCAAGAAGTTTATTTTTTAAAGATGGTAAAATACACATTTTATCTTATCAAGATAACACAAACATCCTTTATACACTAGATTAA
- a CDS encoding aerobic ribonucleoside-diphosphate reductase Ia, B2 protein subunit NrdB gives MNRKRIYNPKSNETLNDRKVFNGNPHGILNFTKAKYTWALKLWDLMEANTWFPKEVDTTKDALDYRCNLTLAEKRMYDLVWSQLISMDSFQTNNLADNINPYITAPEINAVLARQAYEEANHSKSYAVMVEAICENTDLIYEMEKHDETLREKNDFISSIYEELAGEVDDNKLLLAMVANQILEGVYFYSGFTAIYALARAGKMLGSAQMIRFIQRDEITHLLLFQHMINSTRKERPDLFNDTNINKIYDMFKKAGELEIKWGKYITQNQIMGFTDDIIEEYIHYLVDQRLIAINLDKIYNAKHPIKWVDDFSKFNDQKSNFFESKVTNYSKGSLSFDDF, from the coding sequence ATGAATAGAAAAAGAATCTACAATCCAAAATCAAACGAAACATTAAATGATAGAAAAGTGTTTAATGGTAATCCTCATGGAATTTTAAATTTCACCAAAGCAAAATACACTTGGGCTTTAAAACTTTGGGATTTGATGGAAGCAAACACTTGGTTTCCAAAAGAAGTTGATACCACTAAAGATGCATTAGATTATCGCTGTAATCTTACCTTAGCAGAAAAAAGAATGTATGATCTTGTATGGTCTCAGCTTATTTCCATGGATAGCTTTCAAACTAATAATCTAGCAGATAATATCAATCCTTACATCACTGCGCCTGAAATCAACGCGGTTTTAGCAAGACAAGCATACGAAGAAGCCAATCACTCAAAATCTTATGCAGTAATGGTTGAAGCAATCTGTGAAAACACTGATTTAATCTATGAAATGGAAAAACATGATGAAACTTTAAGAGAAAAAAATGATTTCATTTCAAGCATTTATGAAGAATTAGCAGGTGAAGTAGATGATAATAAACTTTTACTAGCTATGGTAGCAAACCAAATTTTAGAAGGAGTGTATTTTTATAGTGGCTTTACAGCTATTTATGCGCTAGCTCGTGCAGGAAAAATGCTAGGCTCAGCTCAAATGATACGATTTATTCAAAGAGATGAAATTACTCATTTATTATTATTTCAACATATGATTAATTCAACTCGCAAAGAAAGACCAGATTTATTTAATGATACTAATATCAATAAAATTTATGATATGTTTAAAAAAGCAGGAGAGCTTGAAATAAAATGGGGTAAATACATCACTCAAAACCAAATCATGGGATTTACTGATGATATTATAGAAGAATATATCCATTATCTTGTAGATCAAAGATTAATTGCTATCAACCTTGATAAGATTTATAACGCTAAACATCCTATAAAATGGGTGGATGATTTTTCTAAATTTAATGATCAAAAAAGCAATTTCTTCGAAAGCAAAGTAACCAACTACTCTAAAGGTAGTTTAAGTTTTGATGACTTTTAG
- the dba gene encoding disulfide bond formation protein Dba, with the protein MEFLELLLILIAIILMIVKPEKEKLAFSILIVSWGIMVFDYLGRKSGAILGLMNL; encoded by the coding sequence ATGGAGTTTTTAGAACTTTTATTAATTCTAATTGCCATAATCTTAATGATAGTAAAACCAGAAAAAGAAAAATTGGCTTTTTCTATACTTATAGTATCATGGGGTATTATGGTATTTGACTATTTAGGTCGTAAATCAGGCGCAATTTTGGGCTTAATGAATCTATAA
- a CDS encoding protein-L-isoaspartate(D-aspartate) O-methyltransferase, with amino-acid sequence MFEQKQCQTMAEEIKKNTFINEELFKAFCSTPREIFSPLKTHAYRLDALPLMGNQWISSPLTVAKMTMALDFKNADSVLEIGCGSGYQAAILSKLIRRVFTIERIEKLATSAIEKFKKLNYQNIHVKFDDGQNGWKNYAPYDRILLSAYIEHIPDILFDQLEDGGILVAPLLIGNQQFITKFIKKNGEINKEILEECLFVPIKDGKE; translated from the coding sequence ATATTTGAACAAAAACAATGCCAAACTATGGCAGAAGAAATCAAAAAAAACACTTTTATCAATGAAGAATTATTTAAGGCATTTTGCTCTACACCTAGAGAAATTTTTTCTCCATTAAAAACCCATGCTTATAGACTTGATGCGCTTCCTTTGATGGGAAATCAATGGATTAGCTCTCCATTAACTGTGGCAAAAATGACTATGGCTTTAGATTTTAAAAATGCTGATAGTGTATTAGAAATAGGCTGTGGAAGTGGTTATCAAGCTGCGATTTTAAGCAAGCTTATACGAAGAGTTTTTACTATAGAACGCATAGAAAAATTAGCAACTAGTGCTATAGAAAAATTTAAAAAATTAAATTATCAAAATATACATGTAAAATTTGATGATGGGCAAAACGGATGGAAAAATTATGCTCCTTATGATAGAATTTTACTTTCTGCTTATATAGAACATATTCCAGATATTTTATTTGATCAGCTTGAAGATGGTGGGATTTTGGTTGCTCCATTACTTATAGGAAACCAACAATTTATCACGAAATTTATAAAAAAAAATGGTGAGATTAACAAAGAAATTTTGGAAGAATGTTTATTTGTACCTATTAAAGATGGCAAAGAGTAA
- a CDS encoding carbonic anhydrase alpha, with protein sequence MKIKILFISALLTSILFAYESIPQNASHGNFTDKDKWKNLDKNWVYCESGFNQDFINLDTKNAINKNHSLEFNYLDDSFGLINDGYTIKMHFASNGSNIALDGINYNLSHFHFHSPSKISLNKQSYPLEIHFSHVSQKGDIVVIAVFFQEGEENQFLKKITRAFPKKEGDKLYVQGLNAKKLLPNNTNSFYIFKNKLNQPCNQEITWVVLKENLKASKEQIQTIKSLMGKNENLKIQNIKKIEENN encoded by the coding sequence ATGAAAATTAAAATTTTATTTATAAGTGCTTTGCTAACTAGTATACTTTTTGCTTATGAATCCATTCCACAAAATGCTTCTCATGGAAATTTTACCGATAAAGACAAATGGAAAAATTTAGATAAAAATTGGGTATATTGTGAAAGTGGATTCAACCAAGATTTTATAAATCTTGACACTAAAAATGCTATCAATAAAAATCATTCTTTAGAGTTTAATTATCTTGATGATTCTTTTGGACTAATTAATGATGGCTATACTATAAAAATGCATTTTGCTAGCAATGGAAGTAATATTGCGTTAGATGGAATAAATTATAATTTATCTCATTTTCATTTTCATAGTCCTTCGAAAATTTCTTTAAATAAACAATCTTATCCTTTAGAAATTCATTTTAGTCATGTCAGCCAAAAAGGTGATATAGTAGTAATAGCTGTATTTTTTCAAGAGGGTGAAGAAAATCAATTTTTAAAAAAAATCACTCGTGCTTTTCCTAAAAAAGAAGGTGATAAGCTTTATGTACAAGGTTTAAATGCAAAAAAATTACTACCAAATAATACCAATTCTTTTTATATATTCAAAAATAAACTCAATCAACCTTGCAATCAAGAAATCACTTGGGTAGTATTAAAAGAAAATTTAAAAGCTTCCAAAGAACAAATTCAAACCATAAAATCTTTAATGGGCAAAAATGAAAATCTAAAAATTCAAAATATTAAAAAAATAGAAGAAAACAATTAA
- the typA gene encoding translational GTPase TypA, translating into MDNIRNIAVIAHVDHGKTTMVDELLKQSGTFSEREQIAERVMDSNDIEKERGITILSKNTAIDYKGTKINIIDTPGHADFGGEVERVLKMVDGVLLLVDAQEGVMPQTKFVVKKALSLGLKPIVVINKIDKPAADPERVINEIFDLFVALEANDEQLDFAVVYAAAKNGYAKLNLEDDNNNMEPLFKTILERVPAPSGSVDNPLQLQVFTLGYDNFVGKIGIARIFNGKVKKNESVTLAKADGTKVNGRVSKLIGFMGLEKMDIDEAYCGDIVAIAGFEALDVGDSVCDPNNILPLDPLHIEEPTLSIVFSVNDGPLAGTEGKHVTSNKIAERLEAEMKTNIAMKYESTGEGKFKVSGRGELQITILAENMRREGFEFCMGRPEVIVKVEDGVKTEPFEHLVIDVPDDFTGVVIEKLGKRKAEMKTMTPTGDGQTRLEFEIPARGLIGFRSQFLTDTKGEGVMNHSFLEFRPFSGAVEKRNNGALVSMENGVALGYSLFNLQDRGVLFIEPQTKVYTGMIIGEHSRPNDLDVNPIKGKNLTNVRASGSDDAIKLVPPRKLSLERALEWIEEDELVEVTPQNIRVRKRYLDPTQRKRMEKAKS; encoded by the coding sequence TTGGATAACATAAGAAATATAGCAGTTATAGCGCATGTTGATCATGGTAAAACTACTATGGTGGATGAACTTTTAAAACAATCAGGAACTTTTAGCGAACGCGAACAAATAGCCGAACGCGTAATGGATAGCAATGATATAGAAAAAGAAAGAGGTATAACCATACTTTCTAAAAATACGGCTATAGATTATAAAGGTACTAAAATAAATATCATAGATACTCCAGGCCATGCTGATTTTGGTGGTGAAGTAGAGCGTGTTTTAAAAATGGTAGATGGAGTTTTACTTTTAGTTGATGCTCAAGAAGGAGTAATGCCTCAAACTAAATTTGTAGTCAAAAAGGCTTTATCTTTAGGACTTAAACCAATAGTAGTTATCAATAAAATAGACAAACCAGCAGCAGATCCAGAACGCGTGATTAATGAAATTTTTGATCTTTTTGTAGCTTTAGAAGCAAACGATGAACAGCTTGACTTTGCTGTGGTGTATGCAGCTGCTAAAAATGGTTATGCAAAATTAAATTTAGAAGATGATAACAATAATATGGAGCCATTATTTAAAACTATATTAGAACGCGTTCCAGCACCAAGTGGAAGCGTAGATAATCCTTTACAACTTCAAGTTTTTACTTTAGGATATGATAATTTCGTAGGAAAAATAGGAATTGCTAGAATTTTTAATGGAAAAGTAAAGAAAAATGAAAGCGTTACTTTAGCAAAAGCTGATGGAACAAAAGTAAATGGAAGGGTTTCAAAACTTATAGGTTTTATGGGCTTAGAAAAAATGGATATAGATGAAGCATATTGTGGAGATATAGTAGCCATAGCTGGTTTTGAAGCTTTAGATGTAGGAGATAGTGTATGTGATCCAAACAACATCTTACCACTTGATCCTTTACATATAGAAGAGCCTACATTAAGCATAGTTTTTTCAGTAAATGATGGACCACTAGCAGGAACAGAAGGAAAACATGTAACATCAAATAAAATAGCAGAACGCTTAGAAGCTGAAATGAAAACAAATATAGCTATGAAATATGAAAGCACAGGTGAAGGTAAATTTAAAGTAAGTGGTAGAGGAGAACTTCAAATAACCATTTTGGCTGAAAATATGCGTAGAGAAGGCTTTGAATTTTGTATGGGAAGACCTGAAGTTATAGTAAAAGTTGAAGATGGGGTTAAAACTGAACCATTTGAACATTTGGTAATTGATGTGCCTGATGATTTTACAGGAGTTGTGATAGAAAAACTTGGAAAAAGAAAAGCTGAAATGAAAACTATGACTCCAACAGGAGATGGTCAAACAAGATTAGAATTTGAAATTCCAGCGCGTGGGCTTATAGGCTTTAGATCGCAATTTTTAACAGATACTAAAGGCGAAGGTGTGATGAATCATAGCTTTTTAGAATTTCGTCCATTTAGCGGGGCAGTTGAAAAAAGAAATAACGGCGCTTTAGTATCTATGGAAAATGGAGTAGCTTTGGGATATTCTTTATTTAATCTTCAAGATAGAGGAGTATTGTTTATAGAGCCTCAAACAAAAGTATATACGGGTATGATTATAGGTGAGCATTCTCGTCCAAATGATTTAGATGTAAATCCTATCAAAGGTAAAAATCTAACCAATGTTAGAGCAAGTGGAAGCGATGATGCTATAAAATTAGTTCCACCTAGAAAATTAAGCCTTGAAAGAGCATTAGAGTGGATAGAAGAAGATGAATTAGTAGAAGTTACACCTCAAAATATAAGGGTTAGAAAAAGATATCTTGATCCAACTCAAAGAAAAAGAATGGAAAAGGCTAAGTCTTAA
- a CDS encoding GNAT family N-acetyltransferase, translating into MFFNLKYLVCYIDDKMIGFLAFDEKKIEMLFLKPQYFNQGTIFALMSKALNECDLKFVKVNKDNK; encoded by the coding sequence ATATTTTTTAATTTAAAATATTTAGTTTGTTATATTGATGATAAGATGATAGGTTTTTTGGCATTTGATGAGAAAAAAATCGAAATGTTGTTTTTAAAACCTCAATATTTTAATCAAGGTACTATTTTTGCTTTGATGTCTAAAGCTTTAAATGAATGTGATTTGAAATTTGTTAAAGTAAATAAAGATAACAAATAA